A single region of the Nicotiana sylvestris chromosome 6, ASM39365v2, whole genome shotgun sequence genome encodes:
- the LOC104234632 gene encoding uncharacterized protein yields the protein MASTKVQRIMTQPINLIFRFLQSKARIQIWLFEQKDLRIEGRIIGFDEYMNLVLDDAEEVNVKKKSRKQLGRILLKGDNITLMMNTGK from the exons ATGGCTAGCACCAAAGTACAGAGGATTATGACCCAACCTATT AACCTGATCTTCAGGTTTCTTCAGAGT AAAGCTCGTATTCAGATATGGCTGTTTGAGCAGAAGGATCTGAGGATTGAAGGACGTATTATT GGCTTTGATGAGTACATGAACTTGGTTCTAGATGATGCTGAGGAAGTCAATGTGAAGAAGAAAAGCAGAAAGCAGTTGG GGCGGATACTTCTGAAAGGAGATAATATCACATTGATGATGAACAC gGGGAAATGA